Within the Candidatus Dependentiae bacterium genome, the region AAATACTCGTTACCAGCACTGTCAGTAACCTTTTCTGCATAGGAACGCTTTGGTGCATTTTTTGAAATATATTCAATCCAAACACCATCAGCACCCTCCTTAAGCTTATTAATAATTTCCTGATTAACCAATTTACCAGTAGCATCTTTATAGTTGATAGCATTAGTACCAATCAAGCCTGGCCTATCACCATGAGCCATATGAATACCTTTAAAGTCAAGCGCATATAAATATAAATCACCAAAAATAAAGCGCCCGAGTGGATAACTCAACGCGCTAAACGCTTCTTCTTTAGTTCCTCTATTTTTCATCGCTTGCTTGAACATTGCAACTGCACCTTTAACCAAACTAACAACTGCATCAGCTTTTGAATGTGGATAATATCCCGCCCCAATAACAAAGGTTCTACCCTTTACGTTCACTTCTTTTACGTATGAAATTTTAGTTGCACCACGCCATTGATACGTAACCCATCCGCCACCACGATGTGCTTTTTTTAGCATTACTTTTACAAAAGGAGAACCGAATGTATCACGCATATTTACTGCATTTTGCCAAATTAAATCACTACGCTGCCCATGCGCAAGCCACGTTCCATCACGATCTAACACAAATAAATAGATTTCACCCTTAATAAAATCTTTGTTGTGCGTAAACATATTAAACGCTTCATATGGCTGATGCTCTTTAAGATATTTTTCACCTTTTTCTATCAATGCCATTACTTGTTCACGTTTTGTTTGCAAATTAACAGCATCTGGATCATCAGAGTCATCTTGATATGATTGTTCTGACACATCGCCAACAGATTCTTCTAACACTTTATCATCAACCGTTGGCTTCTCTTTTTGCTCCCGTACAGACTCAACTGAAGGCTCATCTTGCTCTCCTAAATCAACTGGTTCTTGCTCCCTATCTAGAACCTTTGGTTCCATTTCGTCTACAAACTCTTGCTGATCATTTTCTTCTGTACCTTCTGGTTGTTCTTGAATACCATCTTCATATTCGTTAGAAGTATGCTCAAACCCCTGAGTATCCGCAACTTCTACAACCCCTTCATCCATCAATCGATTAAGTTCACTTTCTTTTGATGCATGCCAATATTTTTTAGTATCTTGCGATTGCCGAGAGCAAGTTCTGATACATCTTTTATGCTTTTTTGAACGAGAATAGAGAATTTCAGGAAATAAAATAACACAACTTATAAAAAATAATAATGTTGCAAAATGACACCTCATTACTTTTCCTTTCCGTATACTGCCTTTTTAAGCAAACACATAGACACACCGATATTACCATAGCTCTAGCAATAAGAGTTGTCCAGCCAGTTCTTGCACCAGCAATACAACTTCTGTAAAGTGATACATATTAACTCAAAAAAATAGTTATGTAGGAGAGTATATGAGACATGTCTATCACGTATCCTTCATTTTCACCATTTTTATAGTATGCATCAATTGGAGCGAGCAAAGCACGAGCGTTGAAGGCAGAAAAAAGCAGGCAATTAATTTTAAAGGAATTATAACGACACAAAACAATGAAAAAATTAGCGTAGAAAATATTTCTATTGCGCGTCTGTATAAACAAATACCAGTTTATGATGCACCCGATAAAAAAACAAAAAAAGGAAAACTAGAAAAAAATCCCAAAGAAGGAATCGTAACGCGTATTGATTTATCTGAAATTGATAAAATCATAGTGCCAGAGCCTGAGACAATCTGGAGCTTTCAGCCAGAAAAACGAATGCGGAAGCTTGAATATGTCGAAATTATTGTTATTTCAAGTAATACAGAAAAAACAAAACATCGCTATTTAATAGAAGTTGATCGCAAAATTATTTGTGATGAAATCAACAGCGCTGGCCCCATAGAAAAAGATATTCCATTACCTGCAATTAAAAACATACAAATTACTGGTTTTACCTCACGCGAAAGCGAAACTCAGCAAGGTAAGCAATGCCCTACTACACCATCATGCCCAGTAGACAAGAGATAATTATTATGCACATTACTACACAATAGTTGTCTGACTCTAATTACATATGATATTCTTGTTGTGATATAAGACATAAAAAACTCCCAAGATTAAGAGGAAATATACATGGTAGTAACAATTACCAACGAAAATATTCATAAAGAAATCAAAGATGTTACCAGCCCTATTGTACTTGAAATTTACGCAACATGGTGTGGACCATGCCAGCAAATGGAACCTATTTTTGCAGAACTCGCAACTGAACTTAAAGATAAGTATAAGTTTGCAAAACTGAATGTTGATGAGGCGCGAGAAATTTCTATTGAATATGGTGTCAGCTCAGTACCAACTTTTATATTTATCAATGATGGAGAGGTTAAAGCAAAAGAAACTGGCTACATGAGCAAAGATGATCTAAAAACAAAATTAGAAACATATTTTGGCTAACTTTTTTTATCTTGTACATCAACACCAAGCTCACGTAGCTTGTCACGAATTTCATCAGCACGGGCCCAGTTTTTCTCGGCTCGTGTTTTTTTTCGTTCTTCAATAAGCGCTTCTATTTCTGGTGTTAGCTTAATCATTTTTTCTGGCAAAGGTTCTAGTGTTAGACCGAGTACATGCTGCAAAAACTGTTTTATTGCACACAAAGTTTTTTTATCCTGTTGTATTTTATCGAGATTTTCAAACAAAATACCAAACATACCTGATGTGTTAAGATCATCTTTTAAACATGCAAGCATACTTTGTATAAGAATTATTTGTTGTAGCTCCTCTTTCTTAATCTGCATAAATACATCACATTGTTCAAACACTCGCACTAATCGGCGATAGCTTTTTTCAAAACCTTTAATATCATCAAAGGAAAAGTCCATTGGCCCACGATAGTGATGCTGTAATAAATAATAGCGGACAACTATTGGATCAAATTGTTTAAATACATCTTGCAAAGTAAAAAAATTGCCTAGCGATTTAGACATCTTTTCTTCATTCACTCGAACTAAACCGTTATGCATCCAATAGTTAGCAAACGTTTTTTTGTGTAATGCTTCTGATTGAGCAATTTCGTTTTCATGATGGGGAAACACCAAGTCAAGGCCGCCGGCATGAATATCAATTGTTTTACCTAAATACTTTGCAGCAAGCGCAGAACACTCAATATGCCAACCAGGTCTGCCGTATCCCCACGGACCTTGCCAGCATTCACCTTCTGGCTCACTTTTCCACAATGCAAAATCTAGTACATTTTTTTTCTTCTCATTAATTTGCACGCGTGCACCTGCGAAAATATCTTCTAACTTATGCTTTGAAAGTTTACCATATGTAGAAAAACTTGTGATATCAAAATACACATCGCCATCAGATTCATACGCATGTCCTGCCTCAATTAAACCAGAAATAAACGATATAATTTCTGGAATATGATCAGTAACGCGAGGCTCATACTTCGGAGATAAGCAATTAAGCGCTTTCATATCTTCGTGATACTGCTTGATAAAACGATCGGCAATCTTTTTATATTGTAGTCGATCACCAAGTTCTTTGTGCGCTCGATTTAGAAGTTTATCATCTATATCAGTAAAATTGCGACAATACACCACTTCAAAATCAAGGAACAAAAGTAACCTATATAATAAATCAAAAGCTGTATAACAACGGCCATGGCCAATATGCGCAGCATCATACGGTGTTACACCACATACATACAATGTCACTTTTTGCGGTCGCTGGGCCTTGAAAATTTCGCGTTTTCCGGTTACCGTATTAGTAATTTTCATCATACGGAACAACATAGCATAAAACATCGTGATAAAAAAGCTTACATTCTCATATTTGCTTTCCCAAGCAGGAGCAGTACATGTCATCAATGAGCAGGAAACGTTATAAAAAAAAT harbors:
- a CDS encoding cache domain-containing protein codes for the protein MRCHFATLLFFISCVILFPEILYSRSKKHKRCIRTCSRQSQDTKKYWHASKESELNRLMDEGVVEVADTQGFEHTSNEYEDGIQEQPEGTEENDQQEFVDEMEPKVLDREQEPVDLGEQDEPSVESVREQKEKPTVDDKVLEESVGDVSEQSYQDDSDDPDAVNLQTKREQVMALIEKGEKYLKEHQPYEAFNMFTHNKDFIKGEIYLFVLDRDGTWLAHGQRSDLIWQNAVNMRDTFGSPFVKVMLKKAHRGGGWVTYQWRGATKISYVKEVNVKGRTFVIGAGYYPHSKADAVVSLVKGAVAMFKQAMKNRGTKEEAFSALSYPLGRFIFGDLYLYALDFKGIHMAHGDRPGLIGTNAINYKDATGKLVNQEIINKLKEGADGVWIEYISKNAPKRSYAEKVTDSAGNEYFIACGYYPDANRKQLVELVRRGYEYMKGHGESLAVSEFTDKKIGTFRYGDLYLIIFDMKGEVVAHGGNADFVGQNFYNIQDQDGRYYVREIIEQAKKQRLKSASGEADGAWVNYKIKNSFVSAYVKPIRLGLKEYVIVGGLFPITKKETTVLLVHSGAGFLRTETEKKAFAAFIETNGKFIQGDLGIFVYAFNGICLANADNNSFIWRNMLDAKDDKNMPYVQVLINTVRQGSGKVTYTINGIQRIVFIERVDKGERSYVVGSGYFK
- the trxA gene encoding thioredoxin, coding for MVVTITNENIHKEIKDVTSPIVLEIYATWCGPCQQMEPIFAELATELKDKYKFAKLNVDEAREISIEYGVSSVPTFIFINDGEVKAKETGYMSKDDLKTKLETYFG
- the cysS gene encoding cysteine--tRNA ligase, yielding MMKITNTVTGKREIFKAQRPQKVTLYVCGVTPYDAAHIGHGRCYTAFDLLYRLLLFLDFEVVYCRNFTDIDDKLLNRAHKELGDRLQYKKIADRFIKQYHEDMKALNCLSPKYEPRVTDHIPEIISFISGLIEAGHAYESDGDVYFDITSFSTYGKLSKHKLEDIFAGARVQINEKKKNVLDFALWKSEPEGECWQGPWGYGRPGWHIECSALAAKYLGKTIDIHAGGLDLVFPHHENEIAQSEALHKKTFANYWMHNGLVRVNEEKMSKSLGNFFTLQDVFKQFDPIVVRYYLLQHHYRGPMDFSFDDIKGFEKSYRRLVRVFEQCDVFMQIKKEELQQIILIQSMLACLKDDLNTSGMFGILFENLDKIQQDKKTLCAIKQFLQHVLGLTLEPLPEKMIKLTPEIEALIEERKKTRAEKNWARADEIRDKLRELGVDVQDKKS